In the genome of Amphiura filiformis chromosome 4, Afil_fr2py, whole genome shotgun sequence, one region contains:
- the LOC140151336 gene encoding uncharacterized protein yields MELKMNYYSLITLLICLWVFFTEDCLAVRLTNFEDFLMNHHGHESATTPPPTEYQPSFSGSWEDEGSGMESDFLSITTTIIPTTLPRSRMTCCDLGKLAGQNNFECNPNNYGPEMSDRNANRGYGNFKRNQPSQRHSFTQVKQFGKCISGRVRELAWDFQKCCKRAFRELQDQQRRDEMILTVPVNVNDNNKPSRTIFHIERDQAGDTHKVPAILGVELAEEDYPPQHNRRASHPHQQKRHNRRW; encoded by the exons ATGGAACTCAAGATGAATTATTACAGCCTTATTACGCTTCTGATCTGTCTGTGGGTATTCTTCACGGAAGATTGCCTTGCTGTACGTCTGACGAATTTTGAAG ACTTCTTGATGAACCACCATGGGCATGAGTCAGCAACAACTCCACCACCAACAGAGTATCAGCCTTCATTCTCAGGATCTTGGGAAGATGAGGGAAGTGGAATGGAATCAGACTTTCTCAGCATAACCACCACCATTATACCAACAACTCTTCCTAGGTCAAGGATGACCTGTTGTGACCTGGGTAAACTTGCTGGACAGAATAACTTCGAATGTAATCCCAACAACTATGGCCCCGAAATGTCAGATAG GAATGCTAACCGTGGGTATGGCAACTTCAAGAGAAACCAACCTAGTCaacgccattcattcacacaagTAAAACAGTTCGGCAAATGCATCTCTGGTAGAGTGCGTGAATTAGCATGGGATTTCCAAAAATGCTGTAAACGCGCATTCAGGGAATTGCAAGACCAACAACGAAGAGACGAGATGATACTAACAGTGCCTGTCAAT GTTAATGATAACAACAAACCCAGCAGAACAATATTCCACATAGAAAGAGACCAAGCAGGTGACACACACAAGGTACCTGCCATCCTGGGTGTAGAGTTAGCAGAAGAGGACTACCCACCACAACACAACAGAAGAGCATCGCACCCTCACCAACAAAAACGTCACAATAGAAGATGGTAA